In Polyodon spathula isolate WHYD16114869_AA chromosome 27, ASM1765450v1, whole genome shotgun sequence, one DNA window encodes the following:
- the LOC121301596 gene encoding death-associated protein kinase 3-like produces MAAFRQESVDGHYKMGEELGSGQFAIVRKCSERSTGNEYAGKFIKKRRLSSSRRGVSREEIEREVNILREIQHPNIITLHDIFENKTDVILILELVSGGELFDFLAEKESLTEEEATQFLKQILDGVQYLHSKSIAHFDLKPENIMLLDKNVPSPRIKLIDFGLAHQITAGNEFKNIFGTPEFVGKSLLDESPLGLEADMWSIGVITYILLSGASPFLGETKQETLTNISAVNYDFDEEYFVHTSELAKDFIRRLLVKDPKKRMTIEDSLQHPWIKVIKRRNVRKEDGDKKPERRQLKTTRLKEYTIKSHSSMPPNNTYVNFERFSKVLEEIAVAEEGLQELERNKLSCQEDIAALLSIYEEKESWYKEENESIEGDLGQIRLELQRTEAQRRQSQEEVRTALLSANALKRRFGHLENRFEVLAEQVASEMKWVEELVLSIEQEKRQGTSMR; encoded by the exons ATGGCTGCTTTCAGACAGGAGAGCGTGGACGGGCACTACAAGATGGGAGAGGAGCTGGGCAG CGGTCAGTTTGCCATCGTTCGGAAGTGCAGTGAGAGGAGCACAGGGAACGAGTACGCGGGCAAATTCATCAAGAAGAGGCGCTTGTCCTCGAGCCGGCGGGGAGTGAGCCGGGAGGAGATTGAGCGCGAGGTGAACATCCTGCGGGAGATCCAACACCCCAACATCATCACGCTGCACGACATCTTCGAGAACAAGACAGACGTCATCCTGATCCTGGAGCTGGTGTCCGGGGGCGAGCTCTTCGACTTCCTGGCTGAGAAAGAGTCCCTGACGGAGGAGGAGGCCACCCAGTTCCTGAAGCAGATCCTTGACGGGGTCCAATACCTGCACTCCAAGAGCATCGCGCACTTCGATCTCAAG CCTGAAAACATCATGCTGCTGGATAAGAATGTGCCCAGTCCCCGAATCAAACTCATTGACTTTGGGCTTGCACACCAGATCACGGCTGGCAACGAGTTCAAAAACATTTTCGGAACCCCAGAGTTTGTGGGTAAGTCCTT ACTAGATGAGAGTCCTCTGGGATTGGAAGCAGACATGTG GAGTATTGGAGTGATTACCTATATCCT GCTGAGCGGCGCCTCCCCCTTCCTGGGGGAAACGAAGCAGGAGACCCTGACGAACATCTCTGCTGTGAACTACGACTTCGACGAGGAATATTTTGTGCACACCAGCGAGCTGGCGAAGGACTTCATCCGCAGACTGCTGGTCAAGGACCCCAA GAAGAGAATGACAATTGAGGACAGCCTGCAGCATCCATGGATCAAG GTGATCAAGCGACGGAACGTGCGCAAGGAGGACGGCGACAAGAAGCCAGAGCGCCGCCAGCTCAAGACCACACGCCTGAAGGAATACACCATCAAGTCTCACTCCAGCATGCCTCCCAACAACACCTACGTGAACTTCGAGCGCTTCTCCAAGGTGCTGGAGGAGATCGCAGTGGCTGAAGAGGGGCTGCAAGAGCTGGAGAGGAACAAGCTGTCCTGCCAGGAAGACATCGCCGCCCTGCTGTCCATCTATGAGGAGAAGGAAAGCTGGTACAAGGAGGAGAACGAGAGCATCGAGGGGGATCTGGGGCAGATCAGGCTGGAGCTGCAGCGCACAGAGGCCCAGAGGAGGCAGAGCCAGGAGGAGGTGCGCACGGCCCTGCTCTCCGCCAACGCGCTCAAGAGGCGCTTTGGCCACCTGGAGAACAGATTTGAGGTGCTGGCCGAGCAGGTGGCCTCTGAGATGAAGTGGGTGGAGGAGCTGGTGCTGTCCATCGAGCAGGAGAAGAGGCAGGGCACAAGCATGCGCTGA